The Hymenobacter baengnokdamensis genome includes a region encoding these proteins:
- a CDS encoding MraY family glycosyltransferase: MNHFSIYLGLAGLWALLVAMFAVPSIVHIAHLKNLLDTPNGRTVHQSLTPRLGGVAVFAGFMSALTIFAPLANGVKELLAGCVILFFVGLKDDLVTISVAKKFVGQLLATGVVMIMADVRVTSFQGILGIYTLPVGVSYAFTFVMIVGITNAINLIDGLDGLAGTIVLILSGTFGYYFYRYGGPAFSNYAFVSVCLIGGMLGFLRYNFHRASIFMGDTGSLVCGFIVSILAIQFIELGSHTGQPFDNVAPAVTFGVLFVPLFDTLRVFILRMAAGRSPFAPDKNHIHHRILAMGFSQISTVLLLGLLNITVILFVINFYTLGNLPLIGILVAFSVVLSVFLGVYQSRAARRQVAST; the protein is encoded by the coding sequence ATGAATCATTTTAGTATTTACCTGGGGCTGGCCGGCCTGTGGGCCTTGTTGGTTGCCATGTTCGCGGTGCCTTCCATCGTGCACATTGCCCACCTCAAAAACCTGCTCGATACGCCCAATGGCCGTACCGTGCATCAATCCCTGACCCCGCGCCTGGGCGGAGTAGCGGTGTTTGCCGGCTTTATGTCGGCCCTCACCATTTTTGCGCCGCTTGCTAATGGGGTGAAGGAGCTGCTGGCCGGCTGCGTTATTCTCTTCTTCGTTGGCCTGAAAGACGACCTGGTTACCATCTCGGTGGCGAAAAAATTTGTGGGCCAGCTCCTGGCTACGGGGGTTGTGATGATAATGGCTGATGTGCGCGTAACCAGTTTTCAGGGTATTCTGGGCATCTATACGCTCCCGGTGGGGGTTAGCTATGCCTTTACCTTCGTCATGATTGTGGGTATCACCAACGCCATCAACCTTATCGATGGCCTTGATGGCCTGGCGGGCACTATTGTGCTCATTCTCAGCGGCACCTTTGGGTATTACTTCTACCGCTACGGTGGCCCGGCCTTTAGCAACTACGCTTTTGTATCGGTTTGCCTCATTGGTGGAATGCTGGGCTTTCTGCGGTATAACTTTCACAGGGCCAGTATTTTCATGGGCGATACGGGCTCGCTGGTCTGCGGCTTTATCGTTTCCATTCTGGCCATTCAGTTTATCGAGCTGGGCAGCCATACCGGGCAGCCGTTCGACAATGTAGCACCGGCCGTCACGTTTGGCGTGCTGTTTGTGCCGCTTTTCGATACCCTGCGCGTCTTTATTCTGCGCATGGCCGCTGGCCGCTCCCCTTTTGCGCCCGATAAAAACCACATCCATCACCGCATCCTGGCAATGGGCTTTTCGCAGATTAGCACGGTGCTTCTGCTAGGGTTGCTTAATATAACCGTTATACTATTTGTAATTAATTTTTATACCCTCGGCAACTTGCCGCTTATTGGCATCCTGGTCGCCTTTTCCGTGGTGCTGAGCGTCTTCCTGGGCGTATATCAAAGCCGGGCCGCCCGCCGGCAGGTAGCTTCTACCTGA
- a CDS encoding DUF4271 domain-containing protein, whose translation MAAGFSIRCRYRAGLLLMSFLLVGHFVRPLAAAEYRPLPPAAPTSLAADNWLLYDAAGNRLILYLPGYHAPAHAYYQWLRLSPRRPFPLSFAAAPGLSLFLDNQLIFTAPSAGRYTIDLAQAPRAARPGPHLLAVWQPEGYPALSTFTADPAPPAAAPVAALVAPGQVLLRLPLVASQNILILLLMAVALLYGIVRATYPAGLARLLQVEDFFSSTIDSQSFLVRPAFTWLNLGLIFLFALSLSLLLTALHTDLTSLPLLQQVLKVPESALAARISLYTGLILAFVLGKYVLVELLSYIFDLRGLVTLHYREFLRTTLLLGLLVPFVLLLYLALNVRWPAIVWVANGCVLLLLSATVLRVGRTLHQHTSLLNLHLFAYLCATEVLPLVVLLKVIVFTYPA comes from the coding sequence GTGGCTGCTGGCTTCTCTATCCGCTGCCGGTACCGGGCCGGCTTGCTACTGATGAGCTTCCTGCTCGTCGGGCACTTCGTGCGGCCCCTGGCGGCCGCCGAGTACCGGCCCTTGCCCCCGGCCGCCCCCACCAGCCTAGCCGCCGACAACTGGCTGCTCTACGATGCGGCCGGCAACCGGCTCATCCTGTACCTGCCCGGCTACCATGCGCCGGCTCATGCCTACTACCAGTGGCTGCGGCTGTCGCCCCGGCGGCCTTTCCCGCTGTCTTTTGCCGCCGCGCCCGGCCTCAGCCTGTTTCTCGATAACCAGCTGATTTTTACGGCGCCCTCCGCCGGGCGCTATACCATTGATTTAGCGCAGGCGCCGCGGGCTGCCCGGCCCGGCCCGCACCTACTCGCCGTATGGCAGCCCGAAGGTTATCCGGCCCTGAGCACTTTTACGGCCGACCCGGCCCCGCCTGCGGCTGCCCCGGTTGCCGCGCTGGTAGCCCCCGGCCAGGTGCTGCTACGTCTGCCGCTGGTGGCCAGTCAGAACATACTGATTTTACTATTAATGGCCGTGGCGCTGCTCTACGGAATCGTGCGGGCCACGTATCCGGCCGGCCTGGCCAGGCTGCTGCAGGTAGAAGATTTCTTTAGCAGCACGATTGATTCGCAGAGCTTTCTGGTAAGGCCAGCCTTTACCTGGCTCAATCTGGGGCTGATTTTTCTCTTTGCGCTTTCCCTGTCGCTGCTCCTCACGGCCCTGCATACCGACCTTACCAGCCTGCCCCTGCTCCAGCAGGTACTCAAGGTACCCGAGTCGGCCCTGGCGGCCCGCATCTCCCTCTACACCGGGCTGATACTCGCCTTTGTGTTAGGTAAATATGTTTTGGTAGAGCTGCTTAGCTATATTTTTGACCTGCGGGGCCTCGTAACGCTGCACTACCGCGAATTTTTGCGCACAACCCTGCTGCTGGGCCTGCTGGTGCCCTTTGTACTGCTTCTGTACCTGGCACTGAACGTCCGCTGGCCCGCTATTGTTTGGGTAGCCAATGGCTGCGTGCTGCTGCTGCTCAGCGCAACCGTGCTGCGGGTGGGGCGTACGCTGCACCAGCATACCTCGCTGCTTAATCTTCATTTGTTCGCGTACCTTTGTGCTACCGAAGTACTGCCCCTGGTAGTATTATTGAAAGTCATTGTGTTTACGTATCCTGCCTGA
- a CDS encoding uroporphyrinogen-III synthase has translation MAESAVQPGLDRHAQPIRSILVTQPKPANDVSPYSLLAERYGIRVDFREFIDVQGVPYKEFRKDKVNIAEHTAVIFTSRNAVDHFFRICQEAKLEMPAEMKYFCISDQTANYLQKYIVLRKRKLFVGLRTAADLFEVIKKHKGEKFLYPCSDIRKDDLPEFMRANNLKFTEAVIYRTVASDLSDLSDVKYDCLAFFSPSGISSLFVNFPDFVQGGTRIAAFGPTTAKAVRDANLILDIEAPMPNAPSMTGAIEAYIRKHAVEAGITAGTDRSGS, from the coding sequence ATGGCCGAGAGCGCAGTACAGCCGGGTCTGGACCGGCACGCCCAGCCCATTCGCAGCATTCTGGTTACCCAGCCCAAACCGGCCAACGACGTTTCTCCCTATTCCTTGCTGGCCGAGCGGTATGGCATTCGCGTCGATTTTCGGGAGTTTATCGATGTGCAGGGGGTTCCTTACAAAGAGTTTCGTAAGGATAAGGTCAACATCGCCGAGCATACGGCGGTCATCTTTACCAGCCGGAATGCCGTAGACCATTTCTTTCGCATCTGCCAGGAGGCGAAGCTGGAAATGCCGGCTGAAATGAAATATTTCTGTATTTCAGACCAGACGGCCAACTACCTGCAGAAATACATTGTGCTGCGTAAGCGTAAGCTGTTTGTGGGCCTGCGCACCGCCGCCGACCTCTTCGAAGTCATTAAAAAGCACAAGGGTGAGAAATTCCTTTACCCCTGCTCCGACATTCGCAAGGACGACCTGCCCGAGTTTATGCGCGCCAACAACCTCAAGTTTACGGAGGCCGTTATTTACCGCACGGTGGCCAGCGACTTATCCGACCTGTCGGACGTGAAGTACGATTGCCTGGCATTTTTTAGTCCTTCCGGCATCAGCTCGCTGTTTGTAAACTTTCCCGACTTTGTGCAGGGCGGTACGCGTATTGCTGCCTTTGGCCCTACTACGGCCAAAGCGGTGCGCGATGCCAACCTTATCCTTGATATTGAGGCTCCTATGCCCAATGCCCCGTCCATGACGGGCGCTATTGAGGCGTATATTCGAAAGCACGCCGTTGAGGCCGGTATAACTGCCGGCACAGACCGGTCGGGTAGCTAG